A single Nocardioides bizhenqiangii DNA region contains:
- a CDS encoding ABC transporter ATP-binding protein: MTTSIVLDDVTKTFKLRFHRTIKQMSVAKMRGQETSTDFKAVDGVSFSVEQGESIGLMGLNGSGKSTLLKVISGVMKPDGGSVLTRGRIAGLIATGAGFHPQLTGRENLFLNAAILGMSEKETNRKFDEIVDFAGLGHRLDTQVGHYSSGQNARLGFAIAVHVDSDIFLADEALAVGDKPFKRKCLAKMREIRESGRTIFYVSHAAGQVRRMCDRVIVLENGRLAFDGDVEAGIHFLHYDNDDEEEFADEETGDDI; encoded by the coding sequence ATGACCACCTCGATCGTCCTCGACGACGTCACCAAGACGTTCAAGCTCCGCTTCCACCGCACCATCAAGCAGATGTCGGTGGCCAAGATGCGCGGCCAGGAGACCAGCACCGACTTCAAGGCCGTCGACGGTGTCTCCTTCAGCGTCGAGCAGGGCGAGTCGATCGGCCTGATGGGGCTCAACGGCTCGGGCAAGAGCACCCTGCTCAAGGTGATCAGCGGCGTGATGAAGCCGGACGGGGGCTCGGTGCTGACCCGCGGCCGGATCGCCGGCCTGATCGCGACCGGTGCCGGCTTCCACCCCCAGCTCACCGGTCGCGAGAACCTCTTCCTCAACGCCGCGATCCTCGGCATGAGCGAGAAGGAGACGAACCGCAAGTTCGACGAGATCGTCGACTTCGCCGGCCTCGGTCACCGCCTCGACACCCAGGTCGGCCACTACTCGTCGGGCCAGAACGCCCGGCTCGGGTTCGCGATCGCGGTCCACGTCGACTCCGACATCTTCCTCGCCGACGAGGCGCTGGCCGTCGGCGACAAGCCGTTCAAGCGCAAGTGCCTGGCGAAGATGCGCGAGATCCGCGAGAGCGGGCGCACCATCTTCTACGTCAGCCACGCCGCCGGTCAGGTCCGTCGGATGTGCGACCGCGTCATCGTCCTCGAGAACGGCCGGCTGGCCTTCGACGGCGACGTCGAGGCAGGCATCCACTTCCTCCACTACGACAACGACGACGAGGAAGAGTTCGCCGACGAGGAAACCGGCGACGACATTTAG
- a CDS encoding ABC transporter permease, which yields MTRFGARRRAAGKHAGGRAGRRHRPPEITPDEVSAPPTDSAGGGFAVPPPAAAAVTEPAWPAAEAPVAPPAPLTEPELVPAAVGAPVETELTDDTAENPVVREARQEERRQQRREARQEARQEARQEAREERRDEPSPEPGPPARAVRDVAALPLTPPTANNGLLAVFQKRYLLKLLVKREISARYQGSFLGLLWSYIGPLCQFFIYWFVLGEIIGLHDNVENFGVHIFCGLVVVHFFTETFSAGTRSIVRNKSIVVKLPLPREMFPVASMLVSLFHVFPQMLILLVACLAYGWTPDLYGMAALGLAFLIAMLLGTAGALLFSAANVFFRDFGNVVSIMTMFIRFSVPMIYPYSLVADRFGDAAQYYLYNPLAVCVLLVQRAMWLGTTDDPVATEKTDVPPDLMLWGLGMVGVGLVLLAIGQLVFSRLESRIPERL from the coding sequence ATGACGAGATTCGGCGCCCGGCGTCGAGCGGCAGGCAAGCACGCGGGGGGACGGGCCGGCCGCCGTCACCGACCGCCAGAGATCACGCCCGACGAGGTCTCGGCTCCTCCCACCGACAGCGCCGGCGGAGGCTTCGCCGTGCCGCCGCCTGCGGCAGCCGCGGTCACCGAGCCCGCCTGGCCGGCAGCGGAGGCGCCGGTCGCGCCACCCGCACCCCTGACCGAGCCGGAGCTGGTCCCCGCCGCGGTGGGTGCGCCGGTGGAGACCGAGCTCACTGACGACACCGCGGAGAACCCGGTGGTCCGGGAGGCACGCCAGGAGGAACGTCGGCAGCAGCGCCGGGAGGCTCGCCAGGAAGCGCGCCAGGAAGCGCGCCAGGAAGCGCGGGAGGAGCGCCGCGACGAGCCCTCACCCGAGCCGGGGCCGCCGGCGCGCGCCGTACGCGACGTCGCCGCCCTCCCGCTCACGCCGCCGACGGCCAACAACGGACTGCTCGCCGTGTTCCAGAAGCGCTACCTGCTCAAGCTGCTGGTCAAGCGTGAGATCAGCGCCCGCTACCAGGGCTCGTTCCTGGGGCTGCTGTGGTCCTACATCGGGCCGCTGTGCCAGTTCTTCATCTACTGGTTCGTCCTCGGGGAGATCATCGGCCTCCACGACAACGTCGAGAACTTCGGCGTCCACATCTTCTGCGGCCTGGTCGTCGTGCACTTCTTCACCGAGACCTTCAGCGCAGGGACGCGGTCGATCGTGCGCAACAAGTCGATCGTCGTGAAGCTCCCGCTCCCGCGCGAGATGTTCCCGGTCGCGTCGATGCTGGTGTCGCTCTTCCACGTCTTCCCGCAGATGCTCATCCTCCTCGTGGCCTGCCTCGCCTACGGCTGGACTCCCGACCTCTACGGCATGGCAGCGCTCGGCCTCGCGTTCCTCATCGCGATGCTGCTCGGCACCGCGGGCGCCCTGTTGTTCAGCGCCGCCAACGTCTTCTTCCGCGACTTCGGCAACGTCGTGAGCATCATGACGATGTTCATCCGGTTCAGCGTGCCGATGATCTATCCCTACAGCCTGGTCGCGGATCGGTTCGGCGACGCCGCGCAGTACTACCTCTACAACCCGCTCGCCGTTTGCGTGCTCCTGGTCCAGCGCGCGATGTGGCTCGGCACCACGGACGACCCCGTCGCGACCGAGAAGACGGACGTGCCGCCGGACCTGATGCTCTGGGGCCTCGGCATGGTGGGCGTCGGCCTGGTCCTCCTCGCGATCGGGCAGCTGGTCTTCAGCCGGCTCGAGTCCCGGATCCCGGAACGGCTGTGA
- a CDS encoding TIGR03089 family protein — translation MTFAAVLADRLRREPGRPLVTFYDDETGERVELSVTTYANWVAKAGSLLVDELGLERGDTLRVDLPPHWLTPVFLGAAWSAGLVVTDADDPAAVVCGPDRLDRWAREAAERVVLACSLLPLGVRFAEPVPTGVHDVGVEIWSQPDAFVPWDPPGGDDGAVDLAGVRLTQQEMWEAAAAGTLVADGGRLLVTASPASPPDLATFTEPLAKGGSVVLVTRAGAERLEAIDVAEHATARFPA, via the coding sequence ATGACGTTCGCCGCCGTGCTCGCCGACCGACTGCGTCGCGAGCCGGGCCGACCCCTGGTGACGTTCTACGACGACGAGACCGGCGAACGGGTCGAGCTCTCGGTGACGACCTACGCCAACTGGGTCGCCAAGGCCGGGTCCCTCCTCGTCGACGAGCTGGGGCTCGAGCGCGGCGACACGCTGCGGGTCGACCTGCCGCCGCACTGGCTCACCCCGGTGTTCCTCGGCGCCGCCTGGAGTGCCGGGCTCGTGGTGACCGACGCGGACGACCCGGCCGCCGTCGTGTGCGGCCCCGACCGGCTCGACCGCTGGGCCCGGGAGGCCGCGGAGCGCGTCGTCCTCGCCTGCTCGCTGCTGCCGCTCGGGGTGCGCTTCGCCGAGCCGGTGCCGACCGGCGTGCACGACGTCGGCGTCGAGATCTGGTCGCAGCCCGACGCCTTCGTCCCGTGGGACCCGCCGGGGGGCGACGACGGCGCCGTCGACCTTGCCGGCGTCCGGCTCACCCAGCAGGAGATGTGGGAAGCGGCCGCCGCCGGGACTCTCGTCGCCGACGGCGGCCGCCTCCTGGTGACCGCGAGTCCGGCTTCCCCACCGGATCTCGCGACCTTCACGGAGCCGCTCGCGAAGGGCGGCTCCGTCGTCCTGGTCACCCGGGCCGGAGCGGAGCGGCTCGAGGCCATCGATGTCGCCGAGCACGCCACCGCTCGCTTCCCCGCCTGA
- a CDS encoding N-acetylmuramoyl-L-alanine amidase, which translates to MLASPTPSPEGAVDHDGRVLRVRTARRNRFVSACQQLLALGLVLAALTPAARTVTMDVRPAAPADARSQGGAALRSAPATVPTTAVDPDVTEYSLTAPQGARLAPGALRASSRRTATGGQQLTSDAVPVLGYGAVGVTWQHGQQVADDALAVEARTFQDGAWSDWTDVPYHDDHGPDPDSDEARHARPGTEPLLVGEVDQVQVRVATDSSAPADMKLAVVDPGEATTTARQTPEIDTDSLDGDPAGTSETSEGELALRAKVAAPKPKIFSRAQWGADESMRDKPSLHYYEVHAGFVHHTVNANAYTRDQVPSIIRGIYAYHTRSQGWSDIGYNFLVDRFGRIWEGRFGGVGRPVVGAHTLGYNDNAFAMSAIGNFETARPSRAMVRAYGRLFAWKLALHGVDAADRRQHVTSDYFKAINGHRDAGSTACPGIHLYNRIPRIRELASTAQEGWDGRELESSLVGSARPDLVLRRAVDGKVFLRQVVPTDSGYRLGKRVSTGLLLPGADRIIKAGDWDLDGYGDLIVKDGGTLWLYRGVGRGKFAPDPKRLALGFGEVTKLAAMGDFTGDGRPDLMGQPDGGSMRIYPGAGASGLRRSYTAYSPVPGRKQVPIGRWDRDGAPDSLIRTRSGLVLYYGNGPGGFTRQKSMALPVRGYDWLIGVDDVDLIGHSDLIARTRSTGQLWVIPGSADGFRAPVAITGDTQGYDLAG; encoded by the coding sequence ATGCTTGCGAGCCCGACCCCGAGCCCCGAGGGCGCCGTCGACCACGACGGTCGTGTCCTGCGTGTGCGCACGGCCCGACGCAACCGCTTCGTCTCCGCGTGCCAGCAGCTGCTGGCGCTGGGCCTGGTGCTGGCCGCGCTGACGCCGGCGGCGCGCACGGTCACGATGGACGTCCGCCCCGCCGCCCCGGCCGACGCTCGCAGCCAGGGCGGAGCCGCCCTCCGCTCGGCGCCCGCGACGGTGCCGACGACGGCCGTCGACCCGGACGTGACGGAGTACAGCCTGACGGCGCCGCAGGGTGCGCGGCTGGCGCCCGGCGCTCTGCGCGCCAGCAGCCGGCGTACGGCGACCGGCGGTCAGCAGCTGACCAGCGATGCCGTGCCCGTCCTCGGCTACGGCGCCGTCGGCGTCACCTGGCAGCACGGCCAGCAGGTCGCCGACGACGCGCTCGCCGTCGAAGCCCGCACGTTCCAGGACGGCGCCTGGTCGGACTGGACCGACGTGCCGTACCACGACGACCACGGCCCGGATCCCGACAGCGACGAGGCCCGGCACGCGCGTCCGGGCACCGAGCCGCTGCTGGTCGGCGAGGTCGACCAGGTGCAGGTCCGCGTCGCGACCGACTCGTCGGCGCCGGCGGACATGAAGCTGGCCGTCGTCGACCCGGGAGAGGCGACCACCACCGCGCGCCAGACCCCCGAGATCGACACCGACTCCCTCGACGGTGACCCGGCCGGGACCTCGGAGACCAGCGAGGGCGAGCTCGCGCTCCGCGCGAAGGTGGCCGCTCCGAAGCCGAAGATCTTCTCCCGTGCGCAGTGGGGCGCGGACGAGAGCATGCGGGACAAGCCGTCGCTGCACTACTACGAGGTGCACGCCGGCTTCGTCCACCACACGGTCAACGCCAACGCCTACACGCGCGACCAGGTGCCGTCGATCATCCGGGGCATCTACGCCTACCACACCCGCTCGCAGGGCTGGAGCGACATCGGCTACAACTTCCTCGTCGACCGGTTCGGGCGGATCTGGGAGGGTCGCTTCGGCGGTGTCGGCCGCCCCGTCGTGGGCGCGCACACGCTCGGTTACAACGACAACGCGTTTGCGATGTCGGCGATCGGCAACTTCGAGACCGCGCGACCGTCGCGGGCGATGGTCCGTGCCTACGGGCGGCTGTTCGCCTGGAAGCTTGCGCTCCACGGCGTCGACGCCGCCGACCGCCGGCAGCACGTCACGTCCGACTACTTCAAGGCCATCAACGGCCACCGCGACGCGGGCTCCACCGCCTGCCCGGGCATCCACCTCTACAACCGGATCCCGAGGATCCGGGAGCTGGCGTCCACGGCACAGGAGGGCTGGGACGGGCGCGAGCTGGAGTCCAGCCTGGTCGGCAGCGCGCGGCCCGACCTGGTCCTGCGCCGGGCGGTCGACGGCAAAGTCTTCCTCCGCCAGGTCGTGCCCACCGACTCCGGCTACCGGCTGGGCAAGCGGGTCTCGACGGGACTCCTGCTCCCGGGCGCGGACCGGATCATCAAGGCCGGCGACTGGGACCTCGACGGCTACGGCGACCTCATCGTCAAGGACGGCGGCACGCTGTGGCTCTACCGAGGCGTCGGCCGCGGCAAGTTCGCACCCGACCCCAAGCGGCTCGCGCTCGGCTTCGGCGAGGTCACGAAGCTCGCTGCGATGGGCGACTTCACCGGCGACGGGCGGCCGGACCTGATGGGCCAGCCCGACGGCGGCTCGATGCGGATCTACCCCGGAGCCGGCGCGTCCGGCCTGCGCAGGAGCTATACGGCGTACTCTCCGGTGCCGGGCCGCAAGCAGGTGCCCATCGGACGCTGGGACCGCGACGGCGCTCCCGACAGCCTGATCCGCACCCGGTCCGGCCTCGTCCTCTACTACGGCAACGGTCCGGGTGGCTTCACCCGCCAGAAGTCGATGGCGCTTCCGGTCCGCGGCTACGACTGGCTGATCGGGGTCGACGACGTCGACCTGATCGGCCACAGCGACCTGATCGCCCGGACGCGGAGCACCGGCCAGCTGTGGGTCATCCCCGGCAGCGCCGACGGCTTCCGCGCACCGGTGGCGATCACCGGCGACACGCAGGGGTACGACCTGGCGGGGTGA